A section of the Desulfitibacter sp. BRH_c19 genome encodes:
- a CDS encoding HIT family hydrolase produces MKRCVFCEISYKEILIENELAVAFYDKFPVNHGHVLIIPKRHVETLFDASFEELQDINKLIFEVKNFLEDKYKPDGYNIGINVGEAAGQTIFHLHYHIMPRYVGDVEDPRGGIRNIKKSLVQYLDDGEE; encoded by the coding sequence ATGAAACGGTGCGTTTTTTGTGAAATATCCTATAAAGAAATTTTAATAGAAAATGAATTAGCTGTTGCCTTCTATGATAAGTTTCCTGTAAATCATGGTCATGTTCTGATAATTCCTAAAAGACATGTAGAAACTTTATTTGATGCTTCTTTCGAGGAATTGCAAGATATTAATAAACTAATATTTGAAGTAAAAAATTTTTTGGAAGATAAATATAAACCCGATGGATATAATATTGGAATTAATGTAGGTGAAGCAGCTGGACAAACAATATTTCATCTGCATTATCATATAATGCCCAGGTATGTAGGTGATGTAGAGGATCCCAGGGGAGGAATAAGAAATATAAAGAAAAGCTTGGTTCAATATTTGGACGATGGGGAGGAGTAG
- a CDS encoding 4-oxalocrotonate tautomerase: MPIVQIDLLEGRTLEQKRAMVEKVTEAISETATCPKENVTIIIREMAQQHLGKAGKLKCDQ; encoded by the coding sequence ATGCCTATTGTACAGATTGATTTATTAGAAGGAAGAACATTAGAACAAAAAAGGGCTATGGTTGAGAAAGTTACTGAGGCTATCTCTGAAACTGCCACTTGTCCTAAGGAAAATGTAACAATTATTATTAGAGAGATGGCACAACAACATCTAGGAAAAGCAGGAAAATTAAAATGTGACCAATAA
- a CDS encoding macrolide ABC transporter ATP-binding protein translates to MCKTYQMGEVKVEALKGATFELYEGELVVVLGPSGSGKSTLLNIVGGMDKASCGELHFKGTPLHEANSKQLTYYRRNDVGFVFQFYNLMPNLTAFENINLSVQISENPLSIDELLGKVELIDRADHFPSQLSGGEQQRIALARALAKNPTMLLCDEPTGALDFQTSIIVLKLLKDFCKDYCKTVVVITHNTAISQIADRVFYLKDGMIDRIESNENPLPPERVSW, encoded by the coding sequence ATGTGTAAGACCTATCAAATGGGGGAAGTGAAAGTAGAAGCCCTAAAGGGAGCTACCTTTGAATTATATGAGGGTGAGCTGGTTGTAGTTCTGGGCCCTAGTGGTTCTGGAAAAAGCACCTTGCTCAATATTGTGGGGGGAATGGATAAAGCTAGCTGTGGTGAACTCCACTTTAAAGGGACACCATTGCACGAAGCAAATTCTAAACAACTAACATATTATCGAAGAAATGATGTTGGTTTTGTATTCCAATTCTATAACTTAATGCCCAACTTAACAGCATTTGAAAATATAAACCTTTCGGTCCAAATTTCTGAAAACCCCCTTTCCATAGATGAATTACTGGGAAAAGTGGAATTAATAGACCGTGCAGATCATTTTCCATCCCAATTATCTGGAGGGGAGCAGCAGCGGATAGCATTGGCTCGAGCATTAGCTAAAAATCCAACTATGTTATTATGTGATGAACCTACTGGGGCACTAGATTTTCAGACGAGCATTATAGTGTTAAAGCTTCTTAAAGATTTCTGTAAAGACTACTGTAAAACTGTAGTAGTAATTACTCACAATACGGCAATTTCTCAGATAGCTGACCGTGTTTTCTATCTAAAGGACGGTATGATAGATAGGATAGAAAGCAATGAAAACCCACTTCCTCCTGAGAGGGTGAGCTGGTAA
- a CDS encoding AAA family ATPase, with protein sequence MDVIKKEDIENILKYTHDAIIVVNKRGIITIFNAAAEKFTGVDAGDALGKPVGEIIPNTRLHQVLETGAPELNRQQELRDVTIITNRVPVINRDGKIIGAAAVFRDIAERIAMTAEISNLKEIQILLEAIINSTQDAISVVNEKGIHVLINSAYTHLSGLSREEVLNKPADVDIAEGESMHLEVLRTGKPVRGGRMKVGPQKKEVVVNVAPVIVGGKLKGSVGVVRDISEIIELNEELKKAKRLIRHLEAKYMFEDIIGVSDHILGVIEQAKKAASTPATVLLRGESGTGKELFTHAIHNASKRSKGQFIRVNCAALTDNLLESELFGYVEGAFTGAKKGGHKGIFEEANEGTIFLDEVGEMSLHLQTRLLRALQEKEITRVGDSKPIQVDVRVIAATNAKLEELIQKGMLREDLYYRLNVLPIFIPPLRHRKEDILPLVNYLLPKYNQEYGRNVETIADEAVEILKGYDWPGNVRELENVLARGIINMKFKETVLEAYHLPVLDVKNNHSGVIIYREEEPLMSYEELHQRWEKYTLQRALAKTGGSRKEAAKLLKISLRNLYYKIQMHGLS encoded by the coding sequence ATGGATGTTATTAAAAAGGAAGATATTGAAAATATCCTTAAGTATACTCACGATGCTATCATTGTTGTGAATAAAAGGGGCATTATTACCATATTTAATGCCGCAGCTGAGAAATTTACAGGGGTGGATGCAGGTGATGCTTTGGGCAAGCCTGTGGGTGAGATTATCCCTAACACAAGGCTGCATCAAGTTTTAGAAACAGGAGCACCTGAACTGAACAGGCAGCAGGAACTCAGGGATGTTACCATTATTACCAACAGGGTACCCGTTATAAATAGGGATGGAAAAATTATTGGAGCTGCAGCAGTATTTCGTGACATCGCTGAAAGAATTGCCATGACAGCAGAGATTTCTAACCTCAAGGAGATACAGATACTTCTAGAGGCTATTATTAATTCTACCCAGGATGCTATTTCAGTAGTCAATGAAAAAGGCATCCATGTTTTGATTAATTCTGCTTATACTCATTTATCCGGTCTTTCCAGAGAGGAAGTTTTGAATAAACCAGCAGATGTTGATATCGCGGAAGGAGAAAGCATGCATCTCGAAGTGTTGCGTACCGGCAAGCCGGTTCGGGGGGGGCGTATGAAGGTTGGCCCACAAAAGAAAGAAGTTGTAGTAAATGTTGCCCCTGTCATTGTTGGTGGAAAGTTAAAGGGTAGTGTTGGTGTAGTTCGTGACATTTCAGAAATTATTGAATTGAATGAAGAATTAAAAAAAGCCAAGAGACTAATCAGGCATTTGGAAGCGAAATATATGTTTGAAGACATCATTGGTGTGAGTGACCATATTCTAGGGGTTATTGAGCAGGCCAAAAAAGCTGCTTCAACTCCGGCAACGGTTTTGCTTAGGGGTGAAAGCGGTACTGGTAAGGAGCTATTTACTCATGCCATACATAATGCCAGTAAAAGAAGTAAAGGGCAGTTCATCCGTGTAAATTGCGCTGCCCTAACTGACAATTTATTGGAAAGTGAGCTTTTTGGCTATGTTGAAGGAGCTTTCACGGGGGCTAAAAAGGGTGGTCACAAGGGCATTTTTGAAGAAGCAAACGAGGGTACTATTTTTCTGGATGAAGTAGGTGAAATGTCCCTGCATCTCCAGACAAGGCTTTTGCGTGCTCTGCAGGAAAAGGAGATTACCAGGGTGGGGGATAGTAAGCCTATCCAGGTTGATGTGAGGGTAATTGCAGCAACCAATGCCAAGCTGGAGGAACTCATTCAAAAGGGTATGCTGCGAGAGGATTTGTATTATCGTCTTAATGTTCTTCCTATATTTATTCCACCCCTGCGCCATAGAAAAGAGGATATTTTACCCCTGGTAAACTACTTACTGCCCAAATATAATCAGGAATATGGTCGCAATGTAGAAACTATAGCAGACGAAGCTGTGGAGATACTTAAAGGCTATGACTGGCCGGGTAATGTACGTGAATTAGAAAATGTGCTGGCCCGGGGTATAATTAATATGAAATTTAAGGAGACTGTCCTTGAAGCGTATCACTTGCCTGTATTAGATGTGAAAAACAATCATAGTGGGGTAATAATATATCGGGAAGAAGAGCCTCTAATGTCTTATGAAGAATTACATCAGAGATGGGAAAAGTATACCTTACAGAGGGCCTTGGCCAAAACTGGGGGTAGCAGGAAAGAAGCGGCAAAACTGTTAAAAATATCTCTACGCAATCTGTATTACAAGATCCAAATGCATGGTCTTAGCTAA
- a CDS encoding phosphate butyryltransferase encodes MKNFQELLAVAKSYDTPRLAVAVAQDEDVMRAVDEAFKAGLVEPVLVGDEELIASVAAKLEIDLDSYRIINEQDSLLAVKEAVALIRNGEADILMKGIVGTADLFREVLDRERGLRTGRILSHVAVIQLQRYPKFILMTDAAINIEYSISRKVNLVNNALEVARFLKIERPKVVPIAAIEVVNPDMQATVDAAVLSKMCERGQIRDCIIDGPFAFDVAISVEAALHKGIQSQVAGDADILLMPNIESGNVMYKSLVSFGGAKTAGIVIGASAPILVTSRSDSAETKLYSIALGVLMAADKQIY; translated from the coding sequence ATGAAAAATTTTCAGGAATTATTGGCAGTAGCAAAAAGTTATGATACCCCAAGGTTAGCTGTTGCAGTGGCCCAGGATGAAGATGTGATGCGTGCTGTAGATGAAGCTTTTAAGGCAGGTCTGGTTGAGCCTGTTTTAGTTGGTGACGAAGAACTGATTGCCTCGGTGGCTGCTAAATTGGAAATAGATTTAGACTCATACAGAATAATTAATGAACAGGATAGCCTGCTGGCGGTCAAAGAAGCAGTTGCCCTGATACGTAATGGAGAGGCTGACATCCTTATGAAGGGAATTGTAGGAACTGCTGATTTATTTAGAGAGGTTTTGGACAGGGAGAGAGGCTTACGCACGGGAAGAATCTTAAGCCATGTTGCTGTGATACAGCTGCAGCGATATCCTAAATTCATTTTAATGACTGATGCTGCCATTAACATTGAGTATAGTATTAGCCGCAAGGTTAATTTAGTTAATAACGCTCTTGAAGTGGCCAGGTTTTTAAAGATTGAAAGGCCCAAGGTGGTCCCTATAGCTGCTATTGAAGTGGTTAATCCTGATATGCAGGCAACGGTGGATGCAGCTGTGCTGTCTAAGATGTGCGAGCGTGGGCAGATTAGGGATTGCATAATTGACGGACCCTTTGCTTTTGATGTGGCTATTTCAGTCGAGGCTGCACTCCATAAGGGTATTCAAAGCCAGGTGGCTGGGGATGCTGACATACTGCTGATGCCCAATATTGAAAGTGGCAATGTCATGTACAAATCTCTGGTTAGCTTTGGAGGGGCCAAGACAGCGGGAATTGTAATTGGTGCAAGTGCACCTATACTTGTTACATCAAGGTCTGATTCAGCAGAAACAAAACTTTATTCCATTGCTTTAGGGGTTTTAATGGCTGCAGACAAGCAGATTTACTAG
- a CDS encoding leucine dehydrogenase: MKMLDNFFKYDYEQLVLCQDQTSGLKAIIAIHDTTLGPALGGTRKWNYASEEEAVIDALRLSRGMTYKAAAAGLNLGGGKAVIFNSPQLNNEQVFRAFGRYVESLNGRYITAEDVGTSVQDMEYIRKETKYVTGISNGSGDPSPATALGVWYGMKAMAQEVYGSDSLEGKTVAMQGVGHVGYYLCKHIAKEGGKLIVTDINQEAIKKITNEVAAEVVKPEEIFGVKCDIFAPSALGAVVNEHTLPQFKCDIIAGAANNVLEDDRHGELLMQKGILYAPDFVINAGGLINVSEELHGYNKERAYKKIETIYSNIQKVLAISKERQIPANIAADRMAEERIEKLGRIRNIYLNH, from the coding sequence ATGAAAATGCTTGACAATTTCTTTAAGTATGACTATGAACAGCTTGTACTTTGCCAAGATCAAACATCGGGACTTAAGGCCATAATTGCCATCCATGATACCACATTAGGACCAGCTCTGGGTGGAACTAGAAAGTGGAATTATGCATCTGAAGAGGAGGCAGTCATTGATGCTTTACGCCTTTCCAGGGGAATGACATACAAAGCTGCAGCTGCTGGTTTAAATCTGGGGGGAGGAAAGGCCGTGATTTTTAACTCACCCCAGTTAAACAACGAACAGGTATTTAGAGCTTTCGGTAGATATGTAGAAAGCTTAAATGGTCGCTACATCACTGCAGAGGATGTAGGCACATCGGTACAGGACATGGAATATATCAGGAAGGAAACTAAATATGTTACTGGGATTTCCAATGGTAGTGGGGATCCTTCACCAGCTACAGCACTTGGAGTCTGGTATGGAATGAAAGCTATGGCCCAGGAAGTCTATGGTAGTGATTCCCTGGAAGGAAAAACAGTAGCTATGCAGGGAGTAGGGCATGTGGGGTACTATTTATGCAAACATATTGCAAAGGAAGGGGGAAAGTTAATTGTAACTGATATTAATCAGGAAGCCATTAAAAAAATAACAAATGAAGTTGCTGCCGAAGTAGTAAAACCTGAAGAAATATTTGGCGTAAAATGCGATATTTTTGCACCGTCTGCTTTAGGAGCTGTGGTTAATGAGCACACTCTACCGCAGTTTAAGTGTGATATAATTGCCGGCGCTGCTAATAATGTTCTTGAAGATGATCGCCACGGTGAACTTTTGATGCAAAAGGGAATTCTGTATGCACCAGACTTTGTGATAAATGCAGGAGGCCTGATTAATGTTTCAGAAGAACTCCATGGATACAATAAAGAGCGAGCTTATAAAAAGATTGAAACAATTTATTCAAATATTCAGAAAGTACTTGCCATTTCCAAGGAACGTCAGATTCCCGCCAACATAGCTGCTGATAGGATGGCAGAAGAACGCATTGAGAAACTCGGACGCATTCGGAATATATATTTAAATCACTAA
- a CDS encoding butyrate kinase (catalyzes the phosphorylation of 2-butanoate to butanoyl phosphate), translating into MLDLGYEWLLVINPGSTSTKTAVFKGDDLKWSGSLEHTVDDLKPYDRIVEQFSFRKQVIERALIEQGFDLQGFCAVAARGGLLKHVQGGTYLVNEQMLTDLKECKYGEHASNLGALVANELASSHRLPAYIVDPVVVDELNPSARISGMPGISRKSIFHALNQKAVARRYCREHNKNYEEVNLIIAHLGGGISVGAHERGRVVDVNNALNGEGPFSPERAGGLPVGEVIGMSFSGDFTQDQLRKQFVGQGGMAAYLGTNDARIVEERIQDGDEKAKLIYHAMGYQVAKEICACGGVLLGKMEAVILTGGLAYSKMLTGWIKERVKFLAPVVLYPGEDEMDALAQGVLRVLRREEEALIY; encoded by the coding sequence ATGTTAGATTTAGGCTATGAATGGCTGCTTGTGATTAACCCTGGTTCAACTTCAACAAAAACTGCAGTATTTAAGGGTGATGACTTGAAGTGGTCAGGGTCTCTCGAGCATACTGTGGATGACCTAAAACCCTATGACCGGATTGTTGAACAGTTTTCTTTTAGAAAGCAGGTTATTGAGAGAGCTTTGATTGAACAGGGTTTTGATTTGCAAGGGTTTTGCGCAGTTGCGGCCAGGGGTGGATTGTTAAAACATGTTCAGGGCGGGACTTATCTAGTGAATGAGCAAATGCTGACTGACCTAAAGGAATGTAAATATGGGGAGCATGCATCCAATTTAGGGGCTTTGGTAGCCAACGAACTCGCATCATCCCATAGGCTGCCGGCTTATATAGTTGATCCAGTTGTAGTTGATGAATTAAATCCATCAGCAAGGATTTCAGGGATGCCTGGAATTTCCCGTAAAAGTATCTTTCACGCGTTAAATCAAAAGGCTGTAGCCAGGCGTTACTGCAGGGAACATAACAAGAATTATGAGGAAGTGAATTTGATTATTGCCCATTTAGGTGGAGGAATTAGTGTAGGAGCTCATGAAAGGGGCAGAGTTGTGGATGTCAACAATGCTCTTAATGGTGAGGGACCTTTTTCACCTGAAAGAGCAGGGGGGCTGCCTGTAGGGGAAGTAATAGGAATGTCCTTTTCGGGAGATTTTACCCAGGATCAACTAAGGAAACAATTTGTAGGGCAGGGAGGTATGGCAGCTTATCTCGGGACTAATGACGCCCGTATAGTTGAGGAAAGAATCCAGGATGGAGATGAAAAAGCAAAGCTTATTTATCATGCCATGGGATACCAAGTAGCTAAAGAAATCTGTGCCTGTGGAGGGGTATTGTTAGGAAAGATGGAAGCAGTGATACTTACCGGCGGGCTTGCCTACAGCAAGATGCTGACAGGTTGGATTAAAGAAAGGGTCAAGTTTCTTGCACCGGTCGTGCTCTATCCTGGAGAGGACGAGATGGACGCATTAGCGCAAGGAGTATTGCGGGTTTTAAGGAGAGAGGAAGAGGCTTTAATTTATTAA
- a CDS encoding 2-oxoacid:ferredoxin oxidoreductase subunit gamma → MLHEIIIAGFGGQGVMSMGQLLTYAGMLEGKHVSYIPSYGPEMRGGTANCTVVISDDEIGSPIVTEPNCVIVMNLPSLTKFEPALVPKGVLLVNSSMIKEEYLRRDIKGYQVAANELAGELGNDKVANMVMLGAFLKATAAVSPKAVIESLKKVLSKRRHNLIPLNKKALELGASIV, encoded by the coding sequence ATGCTGCATGAGATTATTATAGCAGGGTTTGGCGGACAAGGAGTCATGTCAATGGGACAACTGCTTACCTATGCCGGTATGCTCGAAGGAAAGCATGTATCCTATATTCCCTCTTACGGACCGGAAATGCGGGGAGGAACGGCTAATTGTACCGTGGTCATTTCTGATGATGAAATTGGTTCGCCAATTGTAACAGAACCCAACTGTGTAATTGTCATGAATTTGCCTTCCTTGACAAAATTTGAACCGGCTCTTGTGCCAAAAGGAGTGCTGCTTGTAAATTCTTCCATGATTAAAGAGGAATATTTGAGGAGAGATATCAAGGGTTACCAGGTTGCTGCTAATGAGCTGGCAGGTGAGTTGGGAAATGACAAGGTGGCCAATATGGTTATGCTGGGGGCTTTCTTAAAAGCAACGGCAGCTGTTTCTCCCAAAGCTGTGATTGAATCACTAAAAAAGGTCTTGTCCAAAAGGAGGCATAACCTTATTCCTTTAAATAAGAAAGCTTTGGAACTAGGTGCTAGTATAGTCTGA
- a CDS encoding ferredoxin--NAD(+) reductase has translation MEAKFFIKTNRIFTPLRNWSWVFILLVAFAGLWYPKLGLLMIPVMIALPIFGFKKGKFWCGNICPHGSLFDRFILQVSANKRIPSWAISKITIGLALFWFMYMLGNRLVKVSELWGSTPFLDKLGFIFVMNYLVVTIVGTILAVFISPRTWCRFCPMGSVQILLYKLGTLLGMNKASDEKVTIASTEACHKCAKCSRVCPVQLTPYLEVSENNQLNNAACIRCGTCVVNCPAKILSLNSEEEAINISKTISLDGYRNRKEILATISDINYLDNNVREYIFELRAKLDFKPGQFILVKIQDNPEMYRAYSVSDYDENSKKVRITIKQAPNGYGTGIIFNSFKKGDSVQISGPMGNELVVDKDADKVVFVAGGIGITPFVPLVREMIEKRSNIKDVKLIYGVNKEDEFLYDEFFKEIENKNDNFEYIKVVAMDEQWQGRKGFVTDVLKEMQFEDYKIYLCGPLPMTNATLTVLSQLGVNNQDINYESA, from the coding sequence ATGGAAGCAAAATTTTTTATTAAAACAAATCGTATTTTTACTCCATTAAGAAATTGGTCGTGGGTATTTATCCTATTGGTAGCTTTTGCTGGGCTTTGGTATCCAAAATTAGGACTACTTATGATTCCGGTAATGATAGCGTTACCAATATTTGGTTTCAAAAAAGGAAAGTTTTGGTGTGGCAATATTTGCCCTCATGGAAGTTTATTTGATCGTTTTATTCTTCAGGTAAGTGCTAATAAGAGGATTCCTTCTTGGGCTATATCAAAAATTACCATAGGGTTAGCACTATTTTGGTTCATGTATATGCTGGGCAATAGACTTGTAAAAGTATCTGAATTATGGGGTTCTACACCATTTCTTGATAAACTAGGATTTATATTTGTAATGAATTACCTAGTAGTAACAATAGTCGGTACAATTTTGGCAGTTTTTATATCGCCAAGAACATGGTGTAGATTTTGCCCCATGGGTAGCGTGCAAATTCTTTTATATAAATTAGGAACATTATTAGGAATGAATAAAGCTAGTGATGAAAAGGTTACTATTGCAAGCACAGAAGCCTGTCATAAATGTGCCAAGTGTTCAAGAGTTTGTCCGGTTCAATTAACTCCATATCTTGAGGTTTCGGAAAACAACCAGTTAAATAATGCTGCCTGCATCAGATGTGGTACTTGTGTTGTAAACTGTCCAGCTAAAATTCTTTCACTTAATAGTGAAGAAGAGGCCATAAACATTTCAAAAACTATCAGTCTTGATGGCTACAGAAATAGAAAAGAAATCCTAGCAACAATAAGTGATATCAATTATTTGGATAATAATGTACGAGAGTATATTTTTGAACTCCGAGCTAAGCTAGACTTTAAGCCAGGTCAATTTATTCTAGTAAAAATTCAAGATAATCCTGAGATGTATAGAGCATATTCAGTCTCAGACTATGATGAAAATTCGAAAAAGGTAAGAATAACAATTAAGCAAGCTCCAAATGGTTACGGTACAGGCATTATCTTTAATAGTTTTAAGAAAGGTGATAGTGTTCAAATATCTGGACCGATGGGCAATGAACTTGTGGTCGATAAGGATGCAGACAAAGTTGTCTTTGTAGCAGGTGGAATAGGAATTACACCTTTTGTTCCTCTAGTAAGAGAAATGATAGAAAAGAGAAGTAATATCAAAGACGTTAAGTTAATATATGGAGTGAATAAAGAAGATGAGTTTCTGTATGATGAATTCTTCAAAGAAATAGAAAATAAAAATGACAATTTTGAGTATATAAAAGTGGTTGCCATGGATGAGCAATGGCAAGGCAGAAAAGGTTTTGTTACAGATGTTTTAAAAGAAATGCAATTTGAAGATTATAAGATTTATCTTTGTGGCCCACTACCCATGACCAATGCAACTTTAACTGTATTGTCACAATTAGGTGTAAATAACCAAGATATCAACTATGAAAGTGCGTAG
- a CDS encoding uracil-DNA glycosylase: MKILKNDWNELLGQEFQKPYYIELKEFLISEYQSRAIYPDKHHIFNALHFTPYSQTKVVILGQDPYHGQGQAHGLSFSVQPGVAPPPSLKNIFKELEADLGCTIPNHGYLVPWANQGVLLINAVLTVRASEANSHRGKGWEIFTDKVISLLNQREQPVVFILWGKHAQEKQALISAPRHLIIKSPHPSPFSATGGFFGSRPFSRTNRFLKKNGQDEISWQLPSLSELQSNIDNHK, encoded by the coding sequence ATGAAAATATTAAAAAACGACTGGAATGAGTTATTGGGACAAGAGTTTCAGAAGCCTTATTACATAGAATTAAAAGAGTTTCTTATAAGTGAATATCAATCCCGGGCTATCTATCCAGATAAGCATCATATTTTTAATGCGCTGCATTTTACCCCATATTCTCAGACAAAGGTAGTAATTTTGGGGCAGGATCCATACCATGGTCAGGGACAGGCCCATGGTCTCAGCTTTTCTGTTCAGCCTGGTGTTGCACCACCCCCATCTTTGAAAAACATTTTTAAGGAGCTAGAAGCTGACCTGGGTTGTACAATTCCCAACCATGGATATTTAGTACCCTGGGCTAACCAGGGGGTATTACTGATAAATGCAGTATTGACTGTTCGTGCTAGTGAAGCAAATTCCCACAGGGGAAAGGGCTGGGAGATCTTTACTGATAAAGTTATTTCGTTATTAAATCAGAGGGAGCAGCCAGTTGTCTTTATTCTATGGGGTAAGCATGCTCAGGAAAAACAGGCGCTAATTTCAGCTCCTAGGCATTTAATAATTAAAAGTCCCCATCCAAGTCCATTTTCAGCAACTGGAGGATTTTTCGGAAGCAGACCTTTTTCTAGAACTAATAGATTTTTAAAGAAAAATGGGCAGGATGAAATTAGCTGGCAACTACCAAGCTTAAGTGAACTGCAGAGCAATATTGATAACCATAAATGA
- a CDS encoding 3-hydroxybutyryl-CoA dehydrogenase yields the protein MNVQSINTIGIAGAGTMGATIAQIFAQFQYEVIVYDYAEEGLVRGKEIVKNNQNNLINQSLLSEDKAQQAINRIVFTTDINSLSSVDLLVECISENLNLKQDFFEEISNVVREEAILTTNTSGLSINKIAMKTKNKIRFAGMHWWNPPHLIPLVEIIKGDYTSIDIVNILIDITKQLKKMPVIVKKDIPGFIGNRLQYALLREALHIIQEEAASPEDVDNTMKYGLGYRYAGLGPIETCDLGGIDVFNNVGSYLFKDLNKDIEIPKKLQDLYLQNHLGIKTGRGFYEYSGDKDKEALRRRDTHFVKMLKYIYSDLLV from the coding sequence TTGAATGTACAGAGCATAAATACAATTGGTATAGCAGGAGCCGGAACAATGGGGGCGACAATTGCTCAGATTTTTGCCCAATTCCAATATGAGGTTATTGTTTATGATTATGCTGAGGAAGGTTTAGTAAGAGGTAAAGAAATTGTCAAAAATAATCAAAATAATCTGATTAATCAATCCTTGTTGAGTGAGGATAAAGCTCAACAGGCTATAAATAGAATCGTGTTTACAACAGATATAAATAGTCTCTCCAGCGTAGATTTGTTGGTAGAATGCATTAGTGAAAATCTAAATCTAAAACAAGATTTTTTTGAAGAGATAAGTAATGTGGTTAGGGAAGAAGCCATACTCACTACTAATACATCAGGGTTAAGTATTAACAAAATTGCTATGAAAACAAAAAACAAGATAAGGTTTGCAGGAATGCATTGGTGGAATCCTCCTCATCTTATTCCTTTAGTAGAGATAATTAAAGGGGATTATACTTCTATAGATATTGTAAATATCTTGATTGACATAACAAAACAACTTAAAAAAATGCCAGTTATTGTGAAAAAGGATATACCTGGTTTTATAGGAAATCGATTGCAGTATGCTTTGCTAAGAGAAGCTTTACACATTATACAGGAAGAGGCAGCATCCCCAGAGGATGTAGATAATACAATGAAATACGGTTTAGGTTATAGATATGCAGGCTTAGGTCCGATTGAAACCTGTGATCTTGGTGGAATAGATGTTTTTAATAATGTTGGGTCATATTTGTTTAAGGACTTAAATAAAGATATTGAAATACCTAAAAAACTTCAAGATTTATACTTGCAGAATCATCTAGGAATTAAAACTGGCAGGGGGTTCTATGAATACTCTGGAGATAAAGACAAAGAAGCGTTAAGAAGAAGAGACACCCATTTTGTTAAGATGTTGAAATACATATATTCTGACTTACTAGTATGA